A single window of Ischnura elegans chromosome 8, ioIscEleg1.1, whole genome shotgun sequence DNA harbors:
- the LOC124164318 gene encoding uncharacterized protein LOC124164318 isoform X2, producing MFERHPGWTEVNRKETWDSSGGTLLLLKPYGERKGTFPHKPHSKVFEEIAVAMTAVNSASGTGCQCQTKISSLKGTNHETRKMGSIFGGKAWLEVPAKPTSDKSVPPTSVSHTVSSSRGASFAAAKACSLYTYGMVITHTSLKTNKLWNLS from the exons GAAACATGGGACTCATCTGGAGGCACCCTCCTTCTCCTGAAGCCATACGGAGAGAGAAAGGGGACCTTCCCACATAAACCCCACAGTAAGGTGTTTGAGGAGATTGCTGTGGCTATGACTGCAGTGAATAGTGCGTCTGGCACTGGTTGTCAGTGCCAGACGAAGATCAGTAGCCTCAAGGGTACAAACCATGAAACAAGG AAAATGGGAAGCATCTTTGGAGGGAAGGCATGGTTGGAGGTTCCTGCCAAACCCACCAGTGATAAATCAGTGCCTCCAACCTCTGTCTCACATACTGTATCCTCTAGTCgtg GTGCCAGTTTTGCAGCAGCCAAAGCATGCTCACTGTATACCTACGGAATGGTAATTACCCATACTTCCCTCAAAACAAACAAACTCTggaatttatcataa
- the LOC124164029 gene encoding uncharacterized protein LOC124164029 isoform X2 — protein METSLIVAVVLGWVIGQSQGGMQNTVKTSLHLGPVDETKEVPILVDSSGAAGEISDETVEWEIMNAEMHEDCYEHVEKPNRLHWRAEWERDQMRESRDSVDLIVVRDGGLGCSRMRRCRALVRSLRGRRKNCELRDNFYVGGDGNVFEGRGWRAPPYWHLRGLTAVTVHFLGGPPSARALEAYQWLVDDGLLSGRLSAGHAVIAMATLLNDTSHSSRGLQDAVSAWPRATDVARLSRSWEYVLPRHLRLVRRAAWDGEGRASNRTRSRPQPRGVTYVMISEGGERCRGRVQCTAFMTRERQEWSADLRGDLPHNFYVTDGGDVFEGRGWEFRSPWKLKRIENSYVSVQLCGNFTTDAPSEEAVNALKLLVASGVEVGEVSPRYKLVSIGQLLYESKGSLGEGLQEYMEGWSAWSEEWTVGRYRSSSTPLAIIERRDWDYRSSSCSQFKSQWSWWTTEGKGATLVKNAYPSSKRNNIAAVTP, from the exons ATGGAGACGAGTTTGATAGTAGCAGTGGTGCTTGGATGGGTGATCGGCCAATCGCAGGGAGGGATGCAAAATACCGTTAAGACGTCGTTACATCTCGGACCCGTTGATGAAACCAAAGAAGTGCCGATACTGGTGGACAGCTCTG GAGCTGCGGGCGAAATTTCTGATGAGACAGTCGAGTGGGAAATTATGAACGCTGAAATGCATGAAGATTGCTATGAGC ATGTGGAGAAGCCAAATCGGCTGCACTGGCGAGCGGAATGGGAGCGAGACCAGATGAGGGAGTCGAGGGATTCGGTGGACCTCATCGTGGTCAGGGACGGAGGCCTCGGCTGCTCCCGGATGCGGCGTTGCCGCGCCCTCGTCCGCTCCCTCAGGGGCCGCAGGAAGAACTGCGAGCTTAGGGACAACTTCTACGTGGGGGGGGACGGGAACGTGTTCGAGGGTCGCGGGTGGCGGGCCCCTCCCTACTGGCACCTGCGGGGCCTCACCGCCGTCACCGTGCACTTCCTGGGCGGCCCGCCTTCGGCCCGCGCTCTCGAGGCCTACCAGTGGCTCGTGGACGACGGCCTCCTCAGCGGACGGCTCTCTGCCGGCCACGCCGTCATCGCGATGGCCACCCTGCTCAACGACACGAGTCACTCCAGTCGCGGTCTGCAAGACGCGGTGTCCGCGTGGCCGAGGGCCACTGACGTGGCTCGCCTGTCCCGCTCATGGGAATACGTGCTGCCTCGACACCTGAGGCTAGTGCGGAGAGCCGCGTGGGACGGCGAAGGGCGGGCTTCGAACCGGACCCGCTCGCGCCCGCAGCCGAGGGGAGTGACCTACGTGATGATCAGCGAGGGCGGGGAGCGGTGCAGGGGGCGTGTCCAGTGCACGGCCTTCATGACTCGCGAACGCCAAGAGTGGAGCGCGGACCTGCGCGGCGACCTGCCGCACAACTTCTACGTCACGGACGGTGGGGACGTGTTCGAGGGTCGCGGGTGGGAGTTTCGGTCGCCGTGGAAATTGAAACGCATCGAGAACAGCTACGTCAGCGTGCAGCTGTGCGGCAACTTCACGACCGACGCCCCATCCGAAGAGGCCGTCAATGCTCTGAAGCTGTTGGTGGCGAGCGGCGTGGAAGTCGGCGAGGTGTCCCCTCGATATAAATTGGTTTCCATTGGCCAACTGCTCTATGAATCGAAAGGATCTCTTGGAGAGGGCTTGCAGGAGTACATGGAGGGTTGGTCCGCTTGGTCGGAGGAATGGACGGTTGGCCGGTACCGATCATCCAGCACTCCCCTTGCTATCATCGAACGCCGCGATTGGGACTATCGATCTTCATCTTGCTCGCAATTCAAATCGCAATGGTCGTGGTGGACGACGGAGGGGAAAGGTGCTACACTCGTGAAGAATGCGTACCCCTCATCAAAGAGAAACAATATAGCGGCAGTGACACCGTGA
- the LOC124164029 gene encoding uncharacterized protein LOC124164029 isoform X1, with the protein METSLIVAVVLGWVIGQSQGGMQNTVKTSLHLGPVDETKEVPILVDSSGKMRLGAAGEISDETVEWEIMNAEMHEDCYEHVEKPNRLHWRAEWERDQMRESRDSVDLIVVRDGGLGCSRMRRCRALVRSLRGRRKNCELRDNFYVGGDGNVFEGRGWRAPPYWHLRGLTAVTVHFLGGPPSARALEAYQWLVDDGLLSGRLSAGHAVIAMATLLNDTSHSSRGLQDAVSAWPRATDVARLSRSWEYVLPRHLRLVRRAAWDGEGRASNRTRSRPQPRGVTYVMISEGGERCRGRVQCTAFMTRERQEWSADLRGDLPHNFYVTDGGDVFEGRGWEFRSPWKLKRIENSYVSVQLCGNFTTDAPSEEAVNALKLLVASGVEVGEVSPRYKLVSIGQLLYESKGSLGEGLQEYMEGWSAWSEEWTVGRYRSSSTPLAIIERRDWDYRSSSCSQFKSQWSWWTTEGKGATLVKNAYPSSKRNNIAAVTP; encoded by the exons ATGGAGACGAGTTTGATAGTAGCAGTGGTGCTTGGATGGGTGATCGGCCAATCGCAGGGAGGGATGCAAAATACCGTTAAGACGTCGTTACATCTCGGACCCGTTGATGAAACCAAAGAAGTGCCGATACTGGTGGACAGCTCTGGTAAAATGAGATTAG GAGCTGCGGGCGAAATTTCTGATGAGACAGTCGAGTGGGAAATTATGAACGCTGAAATGCATGAAGATTGCTATGAGC ATGTGGAGAAGCCAAATCGGCTGCACTGGCGAGCGGAATGGGAGCGAGACCAGATGAGGGAGTCGAGGGATTCGGTGGACCTCATCGTGGTCAGGGACGGAGGCCTCGGCTGCTCCCGGATGCGGCGTTGCCGCGCCCTCGTCCGCTCCCTCAGGGGCCGCAGGAAGAACTGCGAGCTTAGGGACAACTTCTACGTGGGGGGGGACGGGAACGTGTTCGAGGGTCGCGGGTGGCGGGCCCCTCCCTACTGGCACCTGCGGGGCCTCACCGCCGTCACCGTGCACTTCCTGGGCGGCCCGCCTTCGGCCCGCGCTCTCGAGGCCTACCAGTGGCTCGTGGACGACGGCCTCCTCAGCGGACGGCTCTCTGCCGGCCACGCCGTCATCGCGATGGCCACCCTGCTCAACGACACGAGTCACTCCAGTCGCGGTCTGCAAGACGCGGTGTCCGCGTGGCCGAGGGCCACTGACGTGGCTCGCCTGTCCCGCTCATGGGAATACGTGCTGCCTCGACACCTGAGGCTAGTGCGGAGAGCCGCGTGGGACGGCGAAGGGCGGGCTTCGAACCGGACCCGCTCGCGCCCGCAGCCGAGGGGAGTGACCTACGTGATGATCAGCGAGGGCGGGGAGCGGTGCAGGGGGCGTGTCCAGTGCACGGCCTTCATGACTCGCGAACGCCAAGAGTGGAGCGCGGACCTGCGCGGCGACCTGCCGCACAACTTCTACGTCACGGACGGTGGGGACGTGTTCGAGGGTCGCGGGTGGGAGTTTCGGTCGCCGTGGAAATTGAAACGCATCGAGAACAGCTACGTCAGCGTGCAGCTGTGCGGCAACTTCACGACCGACGCCCCATCCGAAGAGGCCGTCAATGCTCTGAAGCTGTTGGTGGCGAGCGGCGTGGAAGTCGGCGAGGTGTCCCCTCGATATAAATTGGTTTCCATTGGCCAACTGCTCTATGAATCGAAAGGATCTCTTGGAGAGGGCTTGCAGGAGTACATGGAGGGTTGGTCCGCTTGGTCGGAGGAATGGACGGTTGGCCGGTACCGATCATCCAGCACTCCCCTTGCTATCATCGAACGCCGCGATTGGGACTATCGATCTTCATCTTGCTCGCAATTCAAATCGCAATGGTCGTGGTGGACGACGGAGGGGAAAGGTGCTACACTCGTGAAGAATGCGTACCCCTCATCAAAGAGAAACAATATAGCGGCAGTGACACCGTGA